The following are from one region of the Prevotella communis genome:
- a CDS encoding TlpA family protein disulfide reductase, producing MKHLFTLLLIACSLTATAQEERIDTVIPKFLSNGYFFREMPKLPDGEKSIMRLKDKEGNSLVVINVDATLPKSLIRQAIPREQVHNADQFLNGLNMMHEMGELTRANVKADGTFYSPKAGEPFPQFNEKDMDGRTWTNDSIRGRVMVLNLWYSGCGPCRAEMPELSTWKEQLPNVMFFSATYHDAELAKRITDKHHFTWTHLVEAKDMMSWIGTEGFPFTVVVDKQGIVRYAVHGTSEDKRAELLAKIKEADAE from the coding sequence ATGAAACATTTATTTACATTGCTATTGATAGCCTGTTCACTAACGGCGACGGCACAAGAAGAAAGAATCGACACGGTTATTCCTAAGTTTCTTTCCAACGGCTATTTCTTCCGTGAAATGCCTAAATTGCCCGACGGTGAGAAGTCCATCATGCGACTGAAAGACAAGGAGGGCAATAGTCTCGTCGTCATCAACGTCGATGCCACGCTGCCCAAGTCTCTTATCCGTCAGGCCATCCCGCGTGAGCAAGTCCACAATGCCGACCAGTTCCTGAACGGTCTGAACATGATGCACGAGATGGGCGAACTGACAAGGGCAAACGTGAAAGCCGACGGCACATTCTACTCGCCCAAGGCCGGTGAGCCGTTCCCGCAGTTCAATGAGAAGGATATGGACGGGCGCACATGGACGAACGACAGCATTCGAGGCCGCGTGATGGTGCTCAACCTGTGGTACTCCGGCTGCGGCCCCTGCCGTGCCGAGATGCCCGAACTCTCCACGTGGAAGGAGCAGTTGCCCAATGTGATGTTCTTCTCTGCCACCTACCACGATGCGGAGCTGGCCAAGCGTATTACCGACAAGCACCACTTCACGTGGACGCATCTCGTTGAGGCCAAGGACATGATGTCGTGGATTGGCACCGAGGGTTTCCCCTTCACCGTTGTGGTCGATAAGCAGGGCATCGTCCGCTATGCCGTCCACGGCACGAGCGAGGATAAACGTGCTGAGTTGCTGGCAAAGATTAAGGAGGCTGATGCAGAATAA
- a CDS encoding MACPF domain-containing protein — protein sequence MKIWRLAFAMLAAFSLASCSSDSEENREYQPAHRSAIINGVKMVLTDADGNDLCSQTETLSSLKIYGNLSGQYASTGNMREDGVMYIKFNADLPDERDIKYNEDKSIGTGTSTMTIIVGGKTARLTFAFEITDNSNGEEMYGGNAIHVIGAQLGNKTVANEENGDMVIVLVVDEGGLTLSDEVPIPEEATATHLMADAPLANKVYLGSGYDVTGAYLSNDCLRENVIDLSTFDESDQPKIAAFSGTGSLVSGVDNAWGFLNGLRVAQGFTMEGEPGDVYFAGTFTDNPLFKEASERGDDYKFLMYIDRYIVYRHQLNMTMYLSKAYLERILTDEFKRALAEESAERIVERFGTHVLKKASMGLSILSLYRSGLKANTRDEDRFTASMFRRMMEVYYPIFWGITDSKATKGGALAVQCHGGNTQRLAAALARFPLTFEVSSAGIADWWNQSSEEKSDLSLAHLQDDDLIPIYKLIPDETKRAEVQRAVKAYIHSHQLN from the coding sequence ATGAAGATTTGGAGACTCGCCTTTGCAATGCTTGCTGCTTTCTCCCTCGCCTCTTGCAGCAGTGATAGCGAAGAAAATAGAGAATATCAGCCCGCCCATCGCTCGGCGATAATCAACGGTGTAAAGATGGTGCTGACAGATGCAGACGGCAACGATCTTTGTAGCCAGACAGAGACGCTTAGTTCACTGAAAATCTACGGCAACCTGTCAGGACAATATGCCTCAACAGGGAACATGAGGGAGGATGGGGTGATGTACATCAAGTTCAACGCCGACCTGCCCGACGAGCGGGACATCAAATACAACGAAGACAAGAGCATTGGGACGGGAACGTCCACGATGACCATCATCGTTGGCGGGAAAACCGCCCGTCTGACGTTTGCCTTTGAGATTACCGACAACAGCAATGGCGAGGAGATGTATGGCGGCAATGCCATCCACGTTATAGGCGCACAACTCGGCAATAAGACCGTAGCCAATGAAGAAAACGGCGACATGGTAATCGTGCTGGTCGTGGACGAAGGTGGCCTAACCCTCTCTGACGAAGTTCCCATTCCAGAAGAAGCCACGGCTACACACCTCATGGCCGATGCGCCGCTTGCGAACAAGGTCTATCTGGGTTCAGGGTACGACGTGACGGGAGCCTATCTCAGCAACGACTGCCTGCGCGAGAATGTGATAGACCTCAGCACATTCGACGAGAGCGACCAACCGAAGATAGCCGCATTTAGCGGCACGGGCAGTCTGGTGAGCGGTGTTGACAATGCCTGGGGATTTCTCAATGGGCTGCGCGTGGCTCAGGGCTTCACCATGGAGGGCGAACCGGGCGATGTCTATTTCGCAGGCACGTTTACGGACAATCCACTATTCAAGGAAGCATCGGAGCGTGGCGATGACTATAAGTTTCTGATGTATATTGACCGCTACATCGTCTATCGACACCAACTCAACATGACGATGTATCTTTCCAAAGCCTATTTAGAGCGGATACTGACCGACGAGTTCAAGCGGGCATTGGCCGAGGAGAGTGCTGAGCGCATCGTGGAACGCTTCGGCACCCACGTGCTGAAGAAGGCCTCAATGGGACTGAGCATCCTCTCGCTCTACCGCTCTGGCCTGAAAGCCAACACCCGTGATGAAGACCGCTTCACAGCAAGTATGTTCCGCCGTATGATGGAAGTCTATTACCCCATCTTCTGGGGCATCACCGACAGCAAGGCCACCAAGGGCGGTGCGCTGGCCGTTCAGTGTCATGGAGGCAACACTCAGCGGCTCGCGGCAGCCTTGGCTCGTTTCCCTCTGACGTTTGAGGTATCATCGGCAGGCATCGCCGATTGGTGGAATCAGTCAAGCGAAGAGAAGAGCGACCTTTCGCTGGCCCACCTACAAGACGACGACCTGATTCCCATCTACAAACTGATACCCGACGAGACCAAAAGGGCCGAGGTACAGCGTGCCGTAAAGGCGTATATCCACAGCCACCAGTTGAATTAA
- a CDS encoding ATP-dependent Clp protease adaptor ClpS produces MPQEQSQIKERQRTDLREPQRYKVTIHNDDFTPMDFVVKVLTHVFFKQPAEAEKLMLQVHHSDKAVVGIYTYDIAVSKVKRATMMARNEGFPLRLTYEPD; encoded by the coding sequence ATGCCACAGGAACAATCGCAGATAAAGGAGAGGCAGCGCACAGACTTGCGCGAGCCGCAACGCTATAAGGTGACTATTCACAACGATGACTTCACACCAATGGACTTCGTGGTGAAGGTGCTGACACATGTTTTCTTCAAACAGCCTGCGGAAGCAGAGAAACTGATGCTTCAGGTGCATCACTCGGACAAGGCCGTGGTGGGTATCTATACCTATGACATCGCCGTGTCGAAAGTGAAGAGAGCCACGATGATGGCACGCAATGAGGGATTTCCCCTGAGGCTTACTTATGAACCGGATTAA
- a CDS encoding KilA-N domain-containing protein, with the protein MAKITVQNTQITVIKQNEDDYISLTDMLKAKDGEFFFSNWLRNRNTIEFLGIWERLMNPNFNCAEFDIIKSQAGLNRFRLSAKEWTEKTNAIGIISKAGRYGGTYAHKDIAFEFAMWISPEFKVYLIREFQRLKDEEQKQLGWTAKRELSKINYRIHTDAIKQNLIPEEVTAAQASIIYAEEADVLNVAMFGQTAKQWREAHPELKGNIRDYASINELICLANMENINAVLIDEGVPQGDRLVRLNQIAINQMRVLENDDNRNLLK; encoded by the coding sequence ATGGCAAAGATAACAGTACAGAACACGCAGATAACGGTCATAAAGCAGAACGAAGATGACTATATCAGCCTGACAGATATGTTGAAGGCGAAAGATGGTGAGTTCTTTTTTTCTAACTGGCTGCGCAACCGCAACACCATAGAGTTCCTTGGAATATGGGAGCGGTTGATGAATCCGAATTTTAATTGTGCCGAATTCGACATAATTAAATCTCAGGCAGGGTTGAACCGTTTCCGTCTCAGTGCTAAAGAGTGGACAGAAAAGACTAATGCCATCGGTATTATCTCGAAGGCTGGACGTTATGGTGGCACCTACGCCCACAAGGACATTGCCTTTGAATTTGCCATGTGGATAAGCCCTGAGTTCAAGGTCTATCTGATACGTGAGTTCCAACGGCTGAAAGATGAGGAGCAGAAGCAACTTGGCTGGACGGCAAAGCGTGAATTGTCGAAGATTAACTATCGTATTCACACGGATGCCATCAAGCAAAACCTGATTCCGGAAGAGGTGACGGCAGCACAGGCAAGCATTATCTATGCAGAGGAAGCGGATGTACTGAACGTTGCCATGTTCGGACAGACCGCCAAGCAGTGGCGTGAAGCCCATCCTGAACTAAAAGGAAACATTCGTGACTATGCTTCCATCAACGAACTTATTTGTCTGGCAAATATGGAGAACATCAATGCAGTTCTCATTGATGAGGGTGTGCCACAGGGCGACCGCCTTGTCCGCCTCAATCAGATAGCCATCAATCAGATGCGTGTGCTGGAGAACGATGATAATAGAAACCTCTTAAAATGA
- a CDS encoding AAA family ATPase → MADIKLTERLNDLLQECIELCKERRYEFVTPETVLYELLSEDVFCSVIDFYCDITELMDEVENRLVETGFVPYNIEYQLMPSEQYNQLMGKASLQVISSSAEALDIPHVVVAMLELEESWAAYLLKKHLGACEPEFVSDIVSSYEEASLIDENEGEERTEEAAGWRRLVTCMNDVVDQKNPLIGREAELERTIQVLCRRDKNNPLHVGEPGVGKTALIYGLAARINAGNVPDRLKGSSIYMLDLGTMLAGTQYRGDFEKRIKQVMDGVAGEGKNNIVYIDEIHNMVGAGAVGESSMDASNMLKPYLERGDLRFIGSTTYEEYNKYFSRSKGLVRRFQQIDILEPSIDEAVNILMQLRPRYEEFHKVVYEDEALRYAVEASAKYINDRFLPDKAIDLIDEAGATLEVRGKKEDVKVVTKSLISEVLAKTCKIDVTTKEDDNEKLSTLNSHLSTQIYGQDEAIRQVVEAVQMSKAGLLDDNKPTASLLFVGPTGVGKTEVARVLAKELGIELLRFDMSEYTEKHTVAKLIGSPAGYIGYEDGGLLTDAIRKTPHCVLLLDEIEKAHQDIYNILLQVMDYARLTDNKGRKADFRNVILIMTSNAGAQFAGQANIGFTGGVSRGEAMLKQVKKTFKPEFINRLSGTVVFNDMDHHMAELILKKKLRELQQKLTAKKVTLTLKDETFAALLKEGFTKEYGAREMDRVINQRLKPQLMREILFGSLKDGGEITI, encoded by the coding sequence ATGGCAGATATCAAACTGACAGAAAGACTGAATGACCTTTTGCAGGAGTGTATAGAGCTCTGCAAAGAACGCCGATATGAATTTGTAACACCCGAGACAGTGCTCTACGAACTGCTCTCTGAGGACGTATTCTGCTCGGTGATAGACTTCTATTGTGATATTACAGAGCTGATGGACGAAGTGGAAAACAGGTTGGTAGAGACGGGATTCGTGCCCTACAACATAGAATACCAACTGATGCCGTCAGAGCAATACAATCAACTGATGGGAAAGGCGTCGCTACAGGTTATCTCAAGTAGTGCCGAGGCACTGGACATACCCCACGTTGTGGTGGCCATGCTGGAACTGGAAGAGTCGTGGGCAGCCTATCTGCTGAAGAAGCATCTGGGCGCCTGTGAGCCTGAATTCGTCAGCGATATCGTATCTTCCTATGAGGAGGCAAGTTTGATAGACGAGAACGAGGGTGAGGAGCGTACGGAGGAGGCTGCCGGATGGCGACGACTGGTGACGTGTATGAACGACGTGGTGGATCAGAAGAACCCGCTCATTGGCCGCGAGGCCGAGTTAGAGCGTACTATTCAGGTGCTCTGCCGTCGCGACAAGAACAATCCCCTGCATGTAGGCGAACCCGGTGTGGGTAAGACGGCGCTGATCTACGGACTGGCTGCCCGCATCAACGCAGGCAACGTGCCCGACAGGCTGAAAGGCAGCAGTATATATATGTTGGACCTGGGCACGATGTTGGCCGGCACACAGTATCGCGGCGACTTCGAGAAGCGCATCAAACAGGTGATGGACGGTGTGGCAGGCGAAGGCAAGAACAACATTGTTTACATCGATGAGATACACAACATGGTAGGTGCCGGTGCCGTGGGCGAGAGCAGTATGGATGCCTCAAACATGTTAAAACCATATCTGGAGCGAGGTGATTTAAGATTCATTGGTTCAACAACTTACGAAGAATACAATAAGTACTTCTCTCGTTCCAAAGGACTGGTACGCCGTTTCCAACAGATAGACATCTTGGAGCCCAGCATCGACGAAGCCGTGAACATCCTGATGCAACTGCGCCCCAGATATGAGGAGTTCCACAAGGTGGTCTATGAAGACGAGGCCCTGCGCTATGCCGTAGAGGCCAGCGCGAAATATATCAATGACCGTTTCCTGCCAGACAAGGCCATCGACCTGATCGACGAGGCGGGAGCTACGCTTGAGGTAAGAGGTAAGAAGGAAGATGTAAAGGTGGTCACAAAGTCTCTGATTTCCGAAGTCTTGGCAAAGACCTGCAAGATAGATGTAACAACGAAAGAGGACGACAACGAGAAACTCTCAACTCTCAACTCTCACCTTTCAACTCAAATCTACGGACAGGATGAGGCTATCCGTCAGGTGGTAGAGGCTGTACAGATGTCGAAGGCAGGACTGCTGGACGACAATAAGCCCACGGCATCATTGCTCTTCGTTGGTCCCACGGGCGTAGGAAAGACAGAGGTGGCACGTGTGCTGGCCAAGGAACTGGGCATCGAGTTGCTACGCTTCGACATGAGTGAATATACGGAGAAGCACACGGTAGCCAAGCTCATCGGTTCGCCTGCCGGCTACATTGGCTATGAGGATGGTGGACTGCTGACGGATGCCATCCGTAAGACACCCCACTGTGTGCTGCTGCTTGACGAAATAGAGAAGGCGCATCAGGATATCTACAACATCCTGTTGCAGGTGATGGACTACGCCCGTCTGACGGATAACAAGGGACGCAAGGCTGACTTCCGCAACGTGATTCTGATTATGACCTCAAACGCAGGCGCACAGTTTGCCGGACAGGCCAACATCGGTTTCACAGGAGGTGTGAGTCGTGGTGAGGCCATGCTGAAACAGGTAAAGAAGACCTTCAAGCCTGAGTTTATCAACCGACTGAGCGGTACTGTGGTGTTCAACGATATGGACCACCATATGGCAGAGCTGATTCTCAAGAAGAAACTGCGTGAACTGCAGCAGAAGCTCACCGCCAAGAAGGTGACGCTGACGCTGAAGGACGAGACCTTCGCTGCCCTGCTGAAAGAGGGATTCACAAAGGAATATGGCGCACGCGAGATGGACCGCGTCATCAATCAGCGTCTGAAGCCACAACTGATGCGCGAAATACTCTTCGGCTCACTCAAAGACGGAGGAGAAATCACAATTTAA
- the aat gene encoding leucyl/phenylalanyl-tRNA--protein transferase translates to MVYQLDDDLWFPDPRLADEDGCLAVGGDLSIDRLLLAYQHGIFPWFSFRDNEEPVWYCPHERFVIFPDEIHISHSMRTLLNKKKYTFSLNEDFEGVIHNCSKLRYDEEGAWLGEDIIKAYTELHRQGFAASVEVWEEERLVGGLYGVNIGSAFFGESMFSLVPSGSKLALIHLAKTMQELNGSIIDCQLKTAHLESMGGRYISYDEYMKLISSC, encoded by the coding sequence GTGGTTTACCAATTAGACGACGATTTGTGGTTCCCAGACCCACGCCTGGCCGATGAAGACGGTTGTCTGGCGGTGGGCGGCGACCTGAGTATAGACCGGCTGTTGCTGGCCTATCAGCACGGCATTTTTCCGTGGTTCTCGTTTCGCGACAACGAAGAACCCGTATGGTACTGTCCGCACGAGCGCTTCGTGATATTTCCCGACGAGATACATATCTCCCACTCTATGCGCACCTTATTAAATAAAAAGAAATACACCTTCAGCCTGAACGAGGATTTTGAAGGTGTGATCCACAATTGCAGTAAGTTGCGCTACGACGAAGAAGGTGCCTGGTTGGGCGAAGACATCATCAAGGCCTATACCGAACTGCATCGTCAGGGCTTTGCTGCCAGCGTGGAAGTATGGGAGGAAGAACGACTGGTGGGTGGCCTTTACGGTGTGAATATCGGTTCGGCTTTCTTTGGCGAGAGCATGTTCTCACTGGTGCCAAGCGGTTCGAAACTGGCGCTGATACACCTGGCAAAGACTATGCAGGAACTGAACGGCAGCATTATTGACTGTCAACTAAAAACCGCCCATCTGGAATCGATGGGCGGCAGATATATCAGTTACGACGAATATATGAAGCTTATTTCTTCTTGCTAG
- a CDS encoding mannose-1-phosphate guanylyltransferase, whose amino-acid sequence MAQKNNHLVIMAGGVGSRFWPMSTAEKPKQFIDVLGVGKTLLQLTVERFNKLVSPENIWVVTNQKYVDIVREQLPEMPAGNILCEPCRRNTAPCIAYVSWRIKSKDPKANIVVTPSDHIVMNVQEFQRVITECMNFTAESDAIVTLGMKPTRPETGYGYIQADLSASSLRNKGIFRVDSFREKPDLKTAEQYIKKNYYFWNAGIFIWNVSTIVNAFRIYQPKMNKIFEQMLPIYGTPQEQEMINEKFPQCENISVDYAIMEKAEEIFVCPADFGWSDLGTWGSLQTQSKRDIYGNALIGENISVFDTHNCMIHTTQEKKVVVQGLDGYIVAENNDTLLICKLSEEQRIKQFSGEN is encoded by the coding sequence ATGGCACAAAAGAATAATCACCTTGTTATCATGGCCGGAGGTGTTGGAAGCCGTTTCTGGCCTATGAGCACTGCAGAAAAGCCAAAGCAGTTTATTGATGTATTGGGAGTGGGAAAGACATTATTGCAACTCACCGTAGAACGCTTTAACAAACTGGTTTCACCTGAGAATATCTGGGTAGTCACGAATCAGAAATATGTAGACATCGTTCGTGAGCAACTGCCAGAGATGCCAGCAGGAAATATTCTATGCGAGCCATGCCGCAGAAATACTGCACCCTGTATTGCCTACGTTTCCTGGCGTATTAAGTCAAAAGACCCCAAGGCCAATATTGTGGTAACCCCCAGCGATCATATCGTGATGAACGTACAGGAGTTTCAGCGTGTCATCACAGAGTGTATGAACTTCACCGCCGAGAGCGATGCCATCGTGACACTGGGTATGAAGCCTACACGTCCTGAGACGGGCTATGGTTATATTCAGGCCGACCTGTCAGCCTCTTCTCTGAGAAACAAGGGCATCTTCCGTGTGGACTCTTTCCGCGAGAAGCCCGATTTGAAGACCGCTGAGCAGTATATCAAGAAGAACTACTATTTCTGGAATGCGGGTATCTTTATCTGGAACGTATCGACAATTGTCAATGCTTTCCGTATCTATCAGCCCAAGATGAACAAGATTTTCGAGCAGATGCTGCCCATCTACGGCACACCACAGGAGCAGGAGATGATCAACGAGAAGTTCCCCCAGTGCGAGAATATCTCTGTGGACTATGCCATCATGGAGAAGGCTGAGGAAATCTTTGTTTGTCCTGCCGACTTCGGATGGAGTGACCTGGGCACATGGGGCTCACTGCAGACACAGTCGAAGCGCGACATCTACGGCAATGCCCTCATCGGCGAGAATATCAGCGTCTTTGATACCCACAACTGTATGATTCATACCACACAGGAGAAGAAGGTGGTAGTACAGGGACTGGACGGCTACATCGTAGCAGAGAACAATGACACGCTGCTTATCTGTAAACTGTCAGAGGAACAGCGTATTAAGCAATTCAGTGGAGAAAACTAA
- a CDS encoding M48 family metallopeptidase has protein sequence MKAIKIVFMSLVATILVSCGTTSTVPITGRKQTLLVSDGEVLSLSTQQYQQYMQSAKASTNATNTALVKRVGQNLANAVTSYLNSNGLSAETQNYAWEFNLVQDKQVNAWCMPGGKIVVYEGLLPVTQDEASLAIVLGHEIAHAVAKHSAERLSNEYKNQYGNAILGAVVQGAGVSEKTQALISLGQQLGGALWTSGFSRKQESEADHMGLIFAAMAGYDPQVATSFWQRMAAQSSGNSGGLFSDHPSDEQRIKDIQGWMPEALKYYVPKKTTTSKTSKTSKTSKTSKTSKTSKTSKTSKKK, from the coding sequence ATGAAAGCAATAAAAATCGTATTCATGTCGCTGGTGGCAACTATCCTGGTGAGTTGTGGCACCACATCTACCGTACCCATTACGGGACGTAAGCAGACTTTGTTGGTTAGTGATGGTGAGGTGCTGAGTCTCTCTACCCAGCAGTATCAGCAGTATATGCAGAGTGCTAAGGCATCAACGAATGCTACCAACACAGCGCTGGTAAAGCGTGTTGGACAGAATCTGGCTAATGCTGTGACTTCCTATCTTAACAGCAATGGCCTGAGTGCTGAGACGCAGAACTATGCCTGGGAGTTTAATCTCGTGCAGGACAAGCAGGTGAATGCCTGGTGTATGCCTGGTGGTAAGATTGTGGTATACGAGGGCTTGCTGCCTGTTACTCAGGACGAGGCTTCGCTGGCTATCGTGCTGGGTCATGAGATTGCCCATGCCGTAGCAAAACACTCGGCTGAGCGTCTGAGTAATGAGTACAAGAATCAGTATGGCAATGCCATCCTTGGTGCAGTGGTACAGGGTGCTGGCGTCAGCGAGAAGACGCAGGCACTTATCTCTTTGGGCCAGCAACTGGGTGGTGCGCTGTGGACCTCTGGTTTCTCTCGTAAGCAGGAGAGCGAGGCCGACCATATGGGACTCATCTTTGCTGCGATGGCAGGTTACGACCCACAGGTAGCTACCTCTTTCTGGCAGCGTATGGCTGCTCAGAGCAGTGGTAATAGTGGCGGATTGTTCAGCGATCACCCCTCTGACGAGCAGCGTATCAAGGATATTCAGGGATGGATGCCCGAGGCTCTGAAATATTATGTGCCCAAAAAGACTACAACTAGCAAAACTAGCAAAACTAGTAAGACTAGCAAAACTAGCAAGACTAGTAAGACTAGTAAGACTAGCAAAACTAGCAAGAAGAAATAA
- a CDS encoding plasmid recombination protein, with product MATTAKASEHIKPCNIAQSERHNRRDADYIASLNPAMLYIRKDLAHLNEVYVAPDMVGVSLQQHYDDIRVMVKQKTGRAMQEKDVKFTDKKGKQRVRQGCSPIREGVVNIKPDTTMEDLLRYVKRVHERWGIRAIQIHIHKDEGHYEVMEQREQCQAGLNIAESRQNSAEPATEDPASWEPNYHAHIIWDWMDHDTGKSFKLNAEDMSAIQDLVAETLDMQRGQKKSETGIDHLERNDFIILKQESKKKQLQEESKKAIAEKEEAEAEVEAAKTEMADLWKEHDYLTSANRTKAERSNRLDLDIRNKTNRSQALDDAIDAKKQEVAGLSAKADKKLRDFYTIKERGDWQDPMFFAMSAYIYRIDEGLQFCIKAIQDFAYSGFGGRGGKHGDIFWDNESYAIKQYLKMFADLASATLKQVADWFVWLASTLGRFNANELRRADHEVHDIADGRYDGRIQKYQQGISR from the coding sequence ATGGCAACAACAGCAAAAGCATCCGAGCACATCAAGCCCTGCAACATCGCCCAGAGTGAGCGGCACAACAGGAGGGACGCAGACTACATCGCATCCCTCAATCCTGCCATGCTCTACATCCGCAAAGACCTGGCCCACCTGAATGAAGTGTATGTCGCACCTGACATGGTGGGTGTCAGTCTTCAGCAGCACTATGACGACATCCGTGTCATGGTGAAGCAGAAGACTGGCAGGGCGATGCAGGAGAAGGACGTGAAGTTTACGGACAAGAAAGGCAAGCAGCGTGTCCGTCAGGGGTGCAGCCCAATCCGTGAAGGTGTGGTGAACATCAAGCCCGACACGACGATGGAAGACCTTTTGCGCTATGTCAAAAGAGTGCACGAGAGGTGGGGCATCAGAGCCATACAGATACACATTCATAAGGACGAAGGCCATTATGAAGTGATGGAGCAGCGAGAGCAATGTCAAGCAGGCTTGAACATTGCCGAGTCGCGACAGAACTCGGCGGAGCCAGCCACCGAAGACCCCGCATCATGGGAACCGAACTACCATGCTCATATCATCTGGGACTGGATGGACCACGACACGGGCAAGTCCTTCAAGTTGAATGCCGAGGACATGTCTGCCATCCAAGATTTGGTAGCTGAGACATTGGACATGCAGCGAGGGCAGAAGAAGTCAGAGACAGGGATTGACCATCTGGAACGGAACGACTTCATCATCCTGAAGCAGGAAAGCAAGAAGAAACAGCTACAGGAAGAGTCGAAGAAAGCCATTGCAGAGAAGGAGGAGGCGGAAGCAGAGGTCGAGGCAGCAAAAACAGAAATGGCAGACTTGTGGAAAGAGCACGACTATCTGACAAGTGCCAACCGCACGAAAGCAGAGCGCAGCAACCGCCTCGACCTTGACATCAGGAATAAGACGAACCGCTCCCAGGCACTTGATGATGCCATTGATGCCAAGAAACAGGAAGTTGCTGGACTATCAGCGAAAGCCGACAAGAAGCTGCGGGACTTCTACACCATCAAGGAGCGTGGCGACTGGCAAGACCCGATGTTCTTTGCCATGTCTGCATATATCTACCGCATTGACGAGGGCTTGCAGTTTTGCATCAAAGCCATTCAGGACTTTGCCTATTCAGGCTTCGGCGGTCGAGGCGGCAAGCATGGTGACATTTTCTGGGACAACGAGTCATACGCCATCAAGCAATACCTGAAGATGTTTGCCGACCTTGCCAGTGCCACCTTGAAGCAGGTGGCAGACTGGTTTGTCTGGCTGGCAAGCACTTTGGGCAGGTTCAACGCTAACGAACTGAGACGTGCCGACCATGAAGTCCACGACATTGCTGATGGCAGATACGATGGACGAATACAGAAGTACCAGCAAGGAATTTCGAGATAA
- a CDS encoding helix-turn-helix domain-containing protein: MEQNESNLSFDQLPKAVGELLTKVDYVISRLDEKKEVDGSSPTQDDDQMMTMDEACQFIGKKRSTMYSLTSERRIPYRKRGNKLYFFKKELIEWIQSGGAYDKPYTLSEQEQAEFDAHLEQMREKKRHKPAAVQQQ; the protein is encoded by the coding sequence ATGGAACAAAATGAAAGCAATCTCTCGTTCGACCAGTTGCCCAAGGCAGTTGGTGAACTCCTGACCAAGGTGGACTATGTGATTAGCCGCCTTGACGAGAAAAAGGAAGTGGACGGTTCTTCCCCGACTCAGGACGATGACCAGATGATGACGATGGACGAAGCTTGTCAGTTCATTGGCAAGAAACGCTCCACGATGTACTCTCTCACCTCTGAGCGACGCATCCCATACCGCAAGCGTGGCAACAAGCTCTACTTCTTTAAGAAGGAACTCATTGAGTGGATCCAGAGCGGAGGGGCATACGACAAGCCTTATACCCTCTCCGAGCAGGAACAGGCAGAGTTTGATGCCCATCTGGAGCAAATGCGTGAGAAGAAACGGCACAAGCCGGCTGCCGTCCAACAACAATGA